In the Deltaproteobacteria bacterium genome, one interval contains:
- the rplV gene encoding 50S ribosomal protein L22 gives MAQFTAHLRYLRVAPRKVRLVADTLRGQKVQEALDRLLFSKASSSKDLAKLIRSAVANADKKGGVDIDRLIVRTLYVNEGPILRRSLARARGSASRINKKTSHITLVLED, from the coding sequence ATGGCTCAATTTACGGCCCATTTGAGATATCTTCGTGTTGCCCCCAGAAAGGTTAGGCTCGTTGCCGATACCTTGAGGGGACAAAAGGTTCAGGAGGCCTTAGATCGTTTGCTTTTTTCCAAGGCCTCGTCATCGAAGGACTTGGCCAAGTTGATTCGTTCGGCTGTTGCTAATGCGGACAAAAAAGGGGGCGTCGATATCGATCGATTGATTGTGAGAACATTGTACGTTAATGAAGGGCCTATTTTGAGAAGGTCTCTTGCTCGGGCCCGAGGGAGTGCTTCCAGGATTAACAAGAAGACGAGCCATATAACTCTCGTCTTAGAGGATTAA
- the rpsS gene encoding 30S ribosomal protein S19 produces the protein MPRSLKKGPFVEEHLLKKIQVATQSKSRKVIKTWSRRSAITPDFVGLTFAVHNGRKFIPVFVTENMVGHCLGEFAPTRLYKGHTGIRKADKEPTAPGAAPAAPAKSAPAAAKGGA, from the coding sequence ATGCCACGATCACTAAAAAAAGGACCTTTTGTTGAAGAGCATCTGCTCAAAAAGATCCAGGTTGCGACTCAGTCAAAGAGTCGGAAGGTTATAAAGACATGGTCTCGGAGATCGGCGATCACTCCGGACTTTGTTGGATTGACCTTTGCTGTTCATAATGGTCGAAAGTTTATCCCCGTTTTTGTAACCGAAAATATGGTCGGCCATTGCCTTGGGGAATTTGCCCCGACAAGACTGTACAAGGGTCATACCGGTATCCGGAAGGCAGACAAAGAACCAACAGCACCAGGGGCGGCCCCGGCGGCTCCAGCAAAATCGGCCCCGGCTGCAGCAAAGGGAGGGGCTTAA